The window ttgtacaaatcatttgtGTAGCTCAGGTGTGAAATATCGAATATGATATTAAAAATTTGAGAGTAAACAATTTGAACAATAATATGGACAACAAATACTCACCAGCATGTCCTCTGTCATTCCACTTGGTTTTGCACTTTCAACATTGGTAACACAACCTGCCCAATGACTGCAAGATTTCTGGATGAAGCCCCATCAAACATTGAGTGATTTAATAGTGCGCACGATACCAGTAGTGACATTGCGATGATAATATCACTTAGAAGGAAAGAAGATGAACATTGAAATGATAAAACAGAAAATAATATCACTTAGAAGGAGTTACCTTGAATCACATAGAAGCCTTCGAGATCAGTGTAGGTGGTGTAGCGGAGCCCGTTGTCGAGGCGGCGTCTAAAGGACTCTATCTACGAGGCGGCGTTGAAGTGCCCAACTATTAACGCATGTTCTCACCACCAATGTAGACATATTTCAGGTGGTTCTAGACGTTTCACGCTGGTAATCGTTCGAGGGCAGCTGTCATCGCCCTCCCGAACGGCGGCGTGTCTCACGTGCCTCCCTCGCCGCGCTCCTCTCTCCGGCAATGCACAACCTTGGCACGCGACGTGCGGCCCTCGGGCGCTGGACAAGCCAACCAACGTCGTCTCCAATGTCCTGGCCTTTTGCCTCATCTCCGCCTGAACCGAACCGACCTCCCGCAAAGCCCCAATCACCGACGTCCCACCGCCTGAACTGCACCGACCTCCCACGCATGTCCTCCCTCTCTTTCTTCTCTCTCTCATTTTTGAGCGCACCAGAGCACCACCGCACGCAGACAAGACCCCGACTGTGAATCGCAAATCCTGTCCAAAACCACCCATGGGCTGATTGATCCAGTTCATGGGGATTTGATCCATCGATGGTGAGAACTTGTACCAATAGTTGGGCCCAATTCTATGGCACCTACTACGCACACACAAAAAACATACACAGCCAGCTCCCCCGAATTGCAGATGTCACGTCCACATTAATCGGCTGTCAGCCCCAAATAGGAGAAAAACCAGATCCTTGCAGGTTTAAGTTATGTATAAGTACTACACCAATATAGTATGAAGTATGATCTATCGGGCTTTGCAGAACTGATcaaacttgatctttggtctgGAATATGCGGAGCTCAGTATGGCCGCAGCCACGACGGCGTTGGCGGCCTCGGTGAGGTGCACGCCGTCCCAGCTGATGAACTTTGAGCCGTCGGCGCAGACCGTTGAATTCGAAGACTGGCAGCTCCTGCTCAAATCATAGTTGTACGGTGGCCCTCCGTACCCGCAACACGTCATCAATGGGCTGTCAAAACCTGGAGAAATGCAATTGATTTAGTAATATCACCAGATATCATGCGAATCAGAGACATTTGATCAGCTCACCGTATTTGGTGTGGTTGGCCACAAGGTCATACTTGATGGCAAAGAGATCGGTGTACACAACGGTCGCGTTCTTCAGCTCTACATTCAGCTGATCGCAGAGGCTGCCTAGCGCTGTGTTGAACGCGACCGCAGCTCTGTTGTATGTGTTGAGGCAGCCATTCTGATCAAGGTCACTGTCGTTTTTACGTGGAATCGAGAGCTTCTGAGGCAGGCAACCAAGAGCCCCTGTTCCATGTATCCAGAAGTTCCGACTCCCGTTGCCGTACAGAAGCTGCAATTTttaaagaaaaaaaacagagttgCGGTTGTCCGTCCAGGCAGCAAGTGAGTGAAAAGGGTGTAGTAATTTGTTTACaaaaggcaaaaaataaaaaacatcACCTGAACAGCATACTTAATCTCCGCAAGTATTGGAGGGAGATTGGCGACTACTTGGTCGTAAGGCAAGTTGGACAGAAGAGCGTTAATATCATTCTGTCCTATGTCTATGATATATAGAGCATTTTGGAACGCTTCTGCATCGATTGGAGCTTCCTGACCTGTGTATAGCAACAAGTTTGCTCGTTTACTATCAACTGTATAGCTCCGCGCGTCTTACTTCATTTGGATTTGAGGGAGAATATACGGCAAACAGACCTTGATTGATGAGCTCCAAGGATCTGGCTTTAAAGaagaagaactcctgcacctgtCCATGCAATACAAAAAGGGCTTCCCGTGGTAGTGTTGTTGAACCGCTAATAGCGAAATTCACTCCGTTACTGTAATTAGAACCAATTGCCTTCAGATAAGGGCTCAGATAGCTTATGTTTAAGCTTTCACCTGGATATATTTTGGTCATTCATGGACCCAGTATTAGTAAGGCCAACAACCATACTCAATAATTAGATAGTGCTTCTCATCAACATGTACGCGAGTCAGATTAGATGCGCAAAACACACCAGCAGCAAAGTATTAACTCCGATAAAATTTGTCGTCTTATTAGACATTAACTTGTATAATATTCAAGATGAAACTTTGAACATCAATTTATGCACAGACATGTAGCCTCACATAAAAATAATTATACATTATAAGAATATGTTTCATGATAACTCTAGTAATACCAATTTCATGTTTTTATACTAGTGTTTCTTTCCATATAGATGCTCAACCTTAGAAATGTTCGACTGGGAAAAGTTCTGCAAAGCAGCAGCATGCATGTGTGCCCGTTTAGAAAGTCATATGATAGAAATGAGTTAAATGAGTTAGTATGCTACTGACTGTAGCCCCCGCTACATTCCATGGATGGTGGCTGTTGGGGCAGCACTTGACTATGATAGCAAACTGTCAAGGACCTTCGTCCACAACACAATAAAATTGATATGATAATGATCGGAAGACAGGGCAAGGGCACttacttttttattttattttttgaagaaTAGGCAAAGGGCACTACAATACGGTGGCAGGGAGCATCCCTGTAAAACCCCGGAACATTAGTGGAGACCCATGTGGCCCAAGTGGAGTTGTGTGGTGGGATTAGTCCCATATGGAGAGTTCAAAAGTGTTTAACCAGCATATATACCCTTGTGTTCCAACTGTAGCACCTCTGGGTTAACTGTTTCACTCGAAGCGAAGGATGAAAATGTAAGAGTGCTATGCATGTATGAGCTGGTCCGTCCCATAGGTGAGCGAATATTGATTAGGGTGTTACAGTCCCTGCCGTGGAAGACAAGAGACATTTGAGTAGAAGAAGAAAATCGTTTTTTCGATATCTAACACACTTTTTGTATTTTTCCTAATAAACTGCACATGAGAGTATTTTAGTATTTCCATGTGGCTCAACTCAGTCAGCACTATTGTACGTTCAGGAAAAAAATGATGCTAGAAGCTGAATTAGGAATAAGGCGACATGGCGTTACAATCCCAGGCATATATTCTTGGGATAATGAAATTAGTAAAGGGAGATGCTTTAAAATGTccgaaaattaaaaaaaaaatccaGGTCTTATATGTGCTCCTACAGTTTCATCAGAAAGATAACACATTTGAGCCCCAAGTGGAAAAAAATCAATACTTAGGAAAGCAAAAATTTAAGCAGTATACTTCTCTACATGATAGGGCCCAAAACTAAGGTTTCTTCTTAAATTTTAAAAACAGAAAGAAGCTCCAAAAAAAAACACACAGGGGCCACTTTTTTTATTTGAAACCAGGGGACCCTTATGGCTCAATCCATTAATTAAGAAGAACAGAGTTGCCCGGTTAATTAACAAAAAACAGGGTGAAAACCGTCACGACCTGTTGATCAGTCACCCACAAGATACGACACACACACCACCGCTAGAGAACCTTGTCGAGGAAGCACATTTTGTCATCCTCACCACTTCTCCCCAAGCAAGCAACTATGACTTCATTGTATGCGCCCTCTGACCAAGCCCGCGCCGCCGAGGCCGCAAGAAGCCACACGAAGATCCATGCCAAGCAACCCGTGTTGGTGACAGCGCAGGTCTGACTCTGAGGTCAAGCTGCCTACGAACGACAACTATGCAAGGCCAGCATCGCGAAAGACTACCGAACAGACCACCTACcgctcgtcatcatcatcacccgGACTCTTCCACCGCAGCTCCGACTTGGCCACAACAAACAACCTAAGGCAATGCCACGGACACGCTGTAGAGTCGACTACCGTAACCACTACCGCAACCCCGACATCATGTATAATTTCTTTTTATAATAAATTCTACATGAGGATAATGGCGTACTTCTGCGTTCCTCAACTCAGTCGTATAGTCCAGAACAAAGGCAATTAGAAGAGTGGCGTTTCTTAATATAATTAGCCAAAAATAATGGTAGAAGATCAGTTGGCTTCAGGACTAGTTGGACATGTGCAGAGTTCCCTATTTTAGGGAAAAAAAAGTATGCCCTTGGTAACAGATTCACATCCTCAGCCGTTGGATTTCAGATAAGAGGACAGATGCATCGATCACATGATTGTCGGCACATAAAAGTCCGGTTGTGACATATCTGAAGTTGTGAACAATAATGTTATCTGCATGAATAATGAAGAACTGAAGTAGACGTCACTGAATGCATGAGTGCCACCAGTTGGTGCTCTAGCAATTGAATGCTGACATGAAAAGTCTGAGACAGAGTTTGGACGCTGAGACGCACCGACGCATGCCATTAACTGGAGCTGGAGACAGGGAGAGAGACAGAGGGGCCAGCGGGCCTCCCGTGTGGCCGTGTCAAAGATTGAGGAGAACAGCTGGGCTTTGAATTGATCATGGATATCCTCCGGTTCAAAAGTACAGGGGGTTGAAATTGAATGAAGGTATGGAGGGAGGGACCAACTAATGCAGCGCatgatgcaaaaaaaaaaaaagttgGTTAGCAGGTTCACTGAAATTTTGCTACTCCGGTGGATAAGTTATTTCAGGCTGAGCCGTGCCACGCCTGCCAACCATCATGTGCGTAAGACGGAATAAATATTTTGCTACTGTACATTGCTAGTGAGTCCGTCTAGAATGAAGGACATTTCACTGAAAATACGACCAAGTGCACCGTTCTATACGGAATCTGACTTGAAAAATTTGCAGTATACTACGAGGATGTTTGTTTTCAAGGACTTATTGGTTTAGGGACTTAAAAAGTCCTTATAAGTCCcgtctaaaccaaacaggaggaaCTTATAGGGACTTAAAGTGGGCATTTGAGACTTATGTAGAGTCTTATAGGAACTTATAGTTGTAATATGGTCTTATAGGGACTTATAAGTCTTAGAACCAAACAGGTAAGGACTTTTTAGGGACTTAGGACTTATAAGTTGGGACTAAAAAAAACTTATGAACCAAAAAGGGCCTACGTACGACATTTCACTCAAGCTCTGGCTTCACGCTCATGGGATTCAGTCAGCTGACGACCAATCCGTCAGTGTCGGCGAGCGCTGTGTTTCCACTTGAGAAATTTACTGCCGTGCTTTTTACTCCGTATACCGTAGTAAACGGAGTATTCACTGTGCACAAATCTACCCGTTGCACAGTGACAAACACGGGTTTGTTCGGGGAGAGAAGCGACAGAAAAAGCAGAATCTTGTAGATAGAATACTCTGGTTTTGGCTCGGGGTGGGGAATGGGACTCACAGAGGAAGTCGATGACGAGCCGGCCGTCGCAGAAGCGGCCGGTGGGGTGGTGGAAGAAGGCGCGGCCCTCCGGCGGCGCGATgtgccaccccttggccgccgccatGCCGCCCGTGTCGGAGTTGGAGTCGCCGAAGTTGAACACCACCGGCCGCGCGCCGGGGCTGCAGCTGAACCTGGCCCGCGCCGGCGACGGCGAGAGCGCCAGCGCCAGCGCCAGCGCCAgcgcgaggaggaaggctggCCGTGGCGCGCTGCCgcctgccgctgctgctgccgacATTGACGACCTTGGACCTCTGTCTCTGTCTGCCTATAGCATGTGCCGTGGGAGGCCCTGTCGTGTCCCTCTCGCTTTTCTTTCTATCTCTCGCGAGCCCCGAGTGCCGGATTCTGTGAGGTCATGCGCCGTATATGCTCATCGTGGTGGGGCTGCGATAAATGCGACGACCATGCTGAGACTTGGGCCGGGTCGGGCCAGCGGGGCACGAGCACGTCGTGTCTCGGGCCGCGCCGGGCTCGGGCCAGACGGATGTCTGTCGTGGTCGGGTGGTTCCGCTTGAGCAGGGCAGGCGCTGGACCTCGATGGGGCGTGCTCGGCCTCCATGGTCAGGTCGCAGCGCCGGCCGGCGAGGAGCCATCCAGCACCCATCGTGACGCCGCCGATGTTTCCGATGCCAcgctcctcttcctcttcgctcGGTTTGATGAGTAGGCGAGTGCGGCGTCAGCGCATGGTGACAAAGAAGAAGAGAAGGCGGAGGCGCTGGGGTCAGGGAGGAGGAGAGAATGCGGTGGAGACGGCGAGAGGCTCAAGGCCGGCGGGAGCGACTCAGTCTCGTGCGCCACCAGCCCTGCCGACAATGTGGGGATTAATTTGAGACCTCATTTTTTTTAACTGTTTGAGACCTCATTTTGACCGGTCAAAGGTGAGTTGCTCCGTTTGGTTGGTTTCATTCACGTGACGATGTACTGCGCACTGGGAGAGACAAAGGGCCGCCGCTACCAATCAGCCGGCTTATTTTAGCCAAATTTAAGCCGCCTGCACAGACGCCCGATCAGACGCTTCGAGACGCACGATCAGGCGCTCCATGGCAGCAGTACACACCAGCTCCAGAACAGCACCGTGTAGTACAGACGCTCCATTACAGCGGCACGGAGCTTCATTGCAACCCGGCGAAGCTTCAACGGCTCCGGCAGCGCTTCAATGCAACTCCGGCGACGCTTCATTGCAACCCCAGCGGAGCTCCGGCGACCCCGTGGCACTTCATTGCAGCTCCGGCGGCGCTTCATTGCAACCCCGGCGGAGCTTCGATGAACACCGTGGCACTTCATTGCAGCTCCGGCGGTCCGGGCGATGCTTCATCGCAATGCCGGCGAGTCCCTCTCTGCTTCAACGGACACTACAGCTTGCCGACCAGCCTGCAGCACAGCACTGCCGCTCGGTGAGCTGGCTGATGTTGTGCAAATCCTCTCATCAACCTCCTGATTGCAGCATGTGCAGCGAGCGGCACCGCCTTGCGACACCATTGACAGCTGCAGCACACGCGGGGCCCTCGCATCGCCACCCACACCGTGAGAAAATCAACATGTGTGGCCAGCGGCGCTGCCTTGCGCCACCGTCCACGGCTGCCGCACCGGCGGCCTCGTAGCAGTAGCAGCTCTACTGACCGGGATGGAGAGGTCATGGACAGAGTAGGGAAGCGCTCGCGAAGAGAAAAGAGCTAGGTTGCAGCGGGGATGGAGAGAGAAGAGCTCAGGCCAAGGACGAGGACGGTTGGGTTTGGATAGAAAATAAGGTTGCAGGATGAGCGGATGCATCGGTCCCACGGGACACGTGTCAACACCCTGAGACAGCTTATGTACGCGAGAAATCATTCGGTTTGATTAGAACGTTTTCCGAGACAAAGAGGTTTCTTAGGCCAACTTCAACGCAGGACCCTATTCTATCCGCGTACCTCTGTTTGGATCAAAATGAACAGACTACACGGTCCAATGTACGGATGCATTCTTAAATTTTATCCGTTTAGCGTCCGGCCCGTCTCATTTTCGGCGCAAACATGCGTCCGGTTTGCATCCACGCGGACATCGAACGGACGGGCACGCGCTTGCTCGGTGCCTGTCCGGAGAACGCGTGGCGGCGGTCCACCTAACTCCATCGTCCAAGTTcaatgtgttggaaatatgccctagaggcaataataaaatggttattattatatttccttgttcatgataattgtatattgttcatgctataattgtgttatccggaaatcgtaatacatgtgtgaatacatagaccacaacatgtccctagtgagcctctagttgactagctcgttgatcaacagatagtcatggtttcctggctatggacattggatgtcattgataacgggatcacatcattaggagaatgatgtgttaggagaatgatgtgatggacaagacccaatcctaagcatagcacaaagatcgtgtagttcgtttgctagagcttttccaatgtcaagtatcatttccttagaccatgagatcgtgtaactcccggatgccgtaggagtgctttgggtgtaccaaacgtcacaacgtaactgggtgactataaaggtacactacaggtatctctgaaagtgtctgttgggttgacacggatcgagactgggatttgtcactccgtatgacggagaggtatctctgggcccactcggtaatgcatcatcataatgtgctcaaagtgaccaagtggttggtcacgggatcatgcattacggtacgagtaaagtgacttgccggtaacgagattgaacaaggtattgggataccgacgatcgaatctcgggcaagtaacgtaccgattgacaaagggaattgtatacgggattgattgaatcctcgacatcgtggttcatccgatgagatcatcgtggaacatgtgggagccaacatgggtatccagatcccgctgttggttattgaccggagagtcgtctcggtcatgtctgcgtgtctcccgaacccgtagggtctacacacttaaggttcggtgacgctagggttgtagacatattagtatgcggtaacccgaaagttgttcggagtcccggatgagatcccggacgtcacgaggagttccgaaatggtccggaggtgaagaattatatataggaagtccagtttcggccaccgggaaagtttcgggggttaccggtattgtaccgggaccaccggaagggtcccgggggtccaccgggtggggccacctatcccggagggccccatgggctgaagtgggaggggaaccagcccctggtgggctggtgcgcccccccttgggcctccccctgcgcctagggttggaaaccctaggggtgggggcgcccccacttggcttgggggggaagccacccctaggccgccgccccccttggagatcagatctcccagggctggcgcccccccaggaggcctatatataggaggggggagggagggcagccgcaccacagcccctggcgcctccctctccctcccatgacacatctccctcctccgcagcgctcggcgaagccctgtcggaatcccgctacttccaccaccacgccgtcgtgctgctggatctccatcaacctctccttcccccttgctggatcaagaaggaggagacgtcgctgcttcgtacgtgtgttgaacgcggaggtgccgtccattcggcgctcggtcatcggtgatttggatccgctcgcgatctacaagggtatgtagatgcactcctctctctcgttgctagatgactccatagattgatcttggtgatgcgtagaaaaattttaaatttttgctacgatccccaacacaatGCGCATGAAGGGCGGGCTCCGGTTGTCAATCACATGGGAGGATCGTCGTCTTTCTTAATTGGAAGTCGTGGACCGGCCAGTCCACAGTTTCCACTTCCTGGCCATCCTGCCTCCTCGAGCCCCGGCACGAGCAAACCCTAGCCGCCCCTTCACCTCTCCGCCAACGACAATGGTGGGCCGCTGGTTCCCCGGCCACAAGACGAGGCATGACCACGAGGTTGGGTCGTCGTCCGGCCGCCATCGCTTCTCCCCCACTCCGTCTCCGCCTCCACCTCCACCGGCCGCATTCCATATCGCGCCGGGCGGCGCTCCACCTCGTCAGTGGTCGTACGTGAAGGCGGAGGTGTGCcatgttggagatcgttgcagaaatttaaaattttctacgtatcaccaagatcaatctatggagtcatctagcaacgagagagaggggagtgcatctacatacccttgtagatcgcgcgcggaagcgttcaagagaatggggttgatggagttgtactcgtcgtgatccaaatcaccgatgatcctagcgccgaacggacggcacctccgcgttcaacacacgtacggagcggggacgtctcctccttcttgatccagcaaggggggaggagaagttgatggagatccagcagcacgacggcgtggtggtggaagtagcgggatcccggcagggcttcgccaagcgcaagcggggaggaagaggtgtcacgggagggagggaggtgccagggcttggggtgctgctcccatgcgcctccccactatatataggggtggagggggctggtttcttgccctccaagtccattggggcgttggcaaaggtggggggaagaaatcccatcatttcccttccccaccgattgttatcccctttttttagggatcttgatcttatcccttcaggatatgatcttattccttctaaggtgggatcttggtgcgccttgaccaggggtgtggggccttgaccccactacccacgttcatgtgggtcccccatgcaggtgggccccactttggaaccttctagaaccttcccggtacaataccgaaaaatcccgaacattttccgatggccaaaataggacttcccatatataaatctttacctctggaccattccggaactcctcgtgacgtccgggatctcatccgggactccgaacaactttcggttaaccgcatactaatatctctacaactctagcgtcaccgaaccttaagtgtgtagaccctacgggttcgggagacatgcagacatgaccgagacgactctcgggtcaataaccaacagcgggatctggatacccatgttggctcccacatattccatgatgatctcatcagatgaaccacgatgtcgtggattcaatcaatcccgtatacaattccctttgtcaatcggtacgttacttgcccgagattcgatcgtcggtatcccaataccttgttcaatctcgttaccggcaagtcactttactcgtaccgtaatgcatgatcccatgaccaaacacttggtcacattgagctcattatgatgatgcattaccgagtgggcccagagatacctctccgtcatacggagtgacaaatcccagtctcgattcgtgccaacccaacagacactttcggagatacccatagtgcacctttatagccacccagttacgttgtgacgtttggcacacccaaagcactcctatggtatccgggagttgaacaatctcatggtctaaggaaatgatacttgacatttggaaaagctctagcagacgaactacacgatcttgtgctatgcttaggattgggtcttgtccatcacatcattctcctaatgatgtgatcccgttatcaatgacatccaatgtccatagtcaggaaaccgtaaccatctattgatcaacgagctagtcaactagaggctcactagggacatgttgtggtctatgtattcacacatgtattacggtttccggataacacaattatagcatgaacaatagacaattatcatgaacaaggaagtataataataaccattttattattgcctctagggcatatttccaacagtctcccacttgcactagagtcaataatctagttcacatcgccatgtgattaacactcatagtccacatcgccatgtgactacacccaaagagtttactagagtcaataatctagttcacatcataatgtgattaagactcaatgagttctagggtttgatcatgttctgcttgtgagagaggttttagtcaacgggtctgcaacattcagatccgtgtgtacttcgcaaatctctatttcatattgtagatgttgctactatgctccacttggagctattccaaatggttgctccattatacgtatccggtttgctactcagagtcatccggcttggtgttaaagcttgcatcgacgtaaccctttacgccgaATTCTTCATCACCTCCACGATCGagaaaacatttccttattcccaaggacaattttgaccgctgtccaatgatccactcctggatcattcttatacccccttgccagacacgtggcaaggcacatcgcggtacacagcatggcatatcgtatagagcctatggctaaggcataggggacgaccttcgtcctttctctttcttctgccgtggtcgagctttaagtcttaacttcacaccttacaactcaggcaagaactcctttgaccgatccatcttgaactccttcaagatcatgtcaaggtatgtgttctgtgaaagtcttatcaggcgtcttgatctatctctatagatcttgatacccaatatgtaagcagttttaccaaggtcttcctttgaaaaactccattcaaacaaccctttttgttttccagaaattctacatcatttccgatcaacaatatgtcatccacatatacttatcagaaatgttgtagtgctcccactcactttcttgtaaatacaagtttcttgcaaactttgtataaacccaaaaactgtgatcacctcatcaaagcgtatgttccaactccgagatgcttgctccagtccatagagggatagctggagcttgcataccttttagcatccttaggatcgacaaaaactttctggttgtatcacatacagcctggttgtatcacatacaacctttcctcacggaaaccgtcaaggaaacttttgttttgacatccatctgccagatttcgtaaatgaaaattcagcaactgctaacataattctaacagactttagcatcgctatgattgagagagtctcatcacagtcaactccttgaacttgtcggaaacttctttgagacaagtcgagcttcataaatggtgacattaccatcagcgtctgtcttcttcttaaagatccatttattcttaatggcttgccgatcat is drawn from Aegilops tauschii subsp. strangulata cultivar AL8/78 chromosome 1, Aet v6.0, whole genome shotgun sequence and contains these coding sequences:
- the LOC109749612 gene encoding GDSL esterase/lipase LIP-4, coding for MSAAAAAGGSAPRPAFLLALALALALALSPSPARARFSCSPGARPVVFNFGDSNSDTGGMAAAKGWHIAPPEGRAFFHHPTGRFCDGRLVIDFLCESLNISYLSPYLKAIGSNYSNGVNFAISGSTTLPREALFVLHGQVQEFFFFKARSLELINQGQEAPIDAEAFQNALYIIDIGQNDINALLSNLPYDQVVANLPPILAEIKYAVQLLYGNGSRNFWIHGTGALGCLPQKLSIPRKNDSDLDQNGCLNTYNRAAVAFNTALGSLCDQLNVELKNATVVYTDLFAIKYDLVANHTKYGFDSPLMTCCGYGGPPYNYDLSRSCQSSNSTVCADGSKFISWDGVHLTEAANAVVAAAILSSAYSRPKIKFDQFCKAR